A genome region from Micromonospora inyonensis includes the following:
- a CDS encoding DEAD/DEAH box helicase, whose translation MTTVVPSFADIGLRPELLAELSVQGIDLPFPIQAATLPDSLAGRDVLGRGRTGSGKTLAFGLPTLHRIAGHRARSGRPKALVLVPTRELAQQVTTALTPYANALGLRCATVVGGLSLQRQADALRAGAELVVATPGRLHDLIDRGDVRLGEVRVTVLDEADRMADMGFLPQVTKLLEQVAPDGQRMLFSATLDGGVDRLVRRFLTNPVSHSVDPGTATVTAMTHHVLHVDADDKPGTLAQIAAREGRTILFMGTKHRADRLARQLLARGVRAAALHGGKSQPQRTRILEQFKTGAVTALVATDVAARGIHVDGLDLVVNVDPPAEAKDYLHRGGRTARAGESGTVVTLVLPEQRRDVVKLMSVAGIKPHVVAVRPGDEALVRVTGAREPSGVPVTIPVPAAAARVSAPVAKAGAGAGPGAPAGGRSPHRSSGRSRRSRRPRAS comes from the coding sequence ATGACCACCGTCGTTCCCTCGTTCGCCGACATCGGCCTCCGGCCGGAACTGCTCGCCGAACTCTCCGTACAGGGCATCGACCTGCCGTTCCCGATCCAGGCGGCCACCCTGCCCGACTCGCTCGCCGGCCGGGACGTGCTCGGCCGGGGCCGAACCGGTTCCGGCAAGACCCTCGCCTTCGGGCTGCCGACGTTGCACCGCATCGCCGGCCACCGGGCCCGGTCGGGCCGGCCGAAGGCGCTCGTGCTGGTGCCCACCCGGGAACTCGCCCAGCAGGTCACCACCGCGCTCACCCCGTACGCGAACGCGCTCGGGCTGCGCTGCGCGACCGTGGTCGGCGGGCTCTCCCTGCAACGGCAGGCGGACGCCCTGCGGGCCGGGGCCGAGCTGGTCGTGGCCACCCCGGGCCGGCTGCACGACCTGATCGACCGGGGTGACGTCCGGCTCGGCGAGGTGCGGGTCACCGTCCTCGACGAGGCCGACCGGATGGCCGACATGGGCTTCCTGCCGCAGGTCACCAAGCTGCTGGAGCAGGTTGCTCCGGACGGCCAGCGGATGCTGTTCTCCGCCACCCTGGACGGGGGCGTGGACCGGTTGGTGCGCCGCTTCCTGACCAACCCGGTCTCCCACTCGGTCGACCCCGGCACCGCCACGGTGACCGCGATGACCCACCACGTGCTGCACGTCGACGCGGACGACAAGCCCGGCACGCTGGCCCAGATCGCGGCCCGCGAGGGCCGCACCATCCTCTTCATGGGCACGAAGCACCGCGCCGACCGGCTCGCCCGGCAACTGCTCGCCCGCGGGGTACGCGCGGCCGCGCTGCACGGTGGCAAGTCGCAGCCGCAGCGCACCCGGATCCTGGAGCAGTTCAAGACCGGGGCGGTCACCGCGCTGGTCGCCACCGACGTGGCCGCCCGGGGCATCCACGTGGACGGGCTCGACCTGGTGGTGAACGTGGACCCGCCGGCCGAGGCGAAGGACTACCTGCACCGGGGCGGGCGTACCGCGCGGGCCGGGGAGTCCGGCACGGTGGTCACCCTGGTCCTGCCGGAGCAGCGCCGGGACGTCGTCAAGCTGATGAGCGTGGCCGGCATCAAACCGCACGTGGTCGCGGTGCGTCCCGGTGACGAGGCGCTGGTCCGGGTGACCGGTGCCCGCGAGCCCTCCGGTGTTCCGGTCACCATCCCCGTACCGGCCGCCGCCGCCCGGGTCTCCGCCCCGGTGGCCAAGGCCGGCGCGGGTGCGGGGCCCGGTGCGCCGGCCGGTGGGCGTAGCCCGCACCGGTCCTCGGGGCGCTCCCGCCGCTCCCGCCGCCCCCGCGCCTCCTGA